A genomic stretch from Serratia entomophila includes:
- a CDS encoding NAD(P)/FAD-dependent oxidoreductase has protein sequence MNNEIESLTYYAATKKYDLRFPTLEEDLDVDVVIIGGGFSGINTALELAEKGITNIAILEGRHLGYGGTGRNGGQVMAGIGHDLEKIKRHVGPSGLETIFKISNLGAGIIRERIKKYRIDADFCFGYGYLGSNARQEKTLRGWLKEFKAVSPDEEIELYTGAEVKQVVGSDAYTCALKHMGGGHVHSLNLLLGEAQALSGYGVKIFENSSVLNVEYGSRITVRTAIGSVRANKMLWACNGFLNGMDPYIYGKTINTYAFQLATEPLPDELIRRISPIRGAYSDIRPVIDYYRVTNENRLLFGSATRLIEYFPSDLKAWNRNLMLKVFPYLQDVKIDLAWGGPLCCSANLFPQIGTLPDHDNVFYVQGYSGFGVTPSHIVCKVLAEGMSEGSDRYDLMSSIPHVNIFGKDKLRRVMTTAGKVWHQTSGYWKGRR, from the coding sequence AATAACGAAATCGAATCTTTAACCTACTACGCGGCGACCAAAAAATACGATCTGCGCTTCCCGACGCTGGAAGAGGATCTGGACGTTGACGTGGTGATCATCGGCGGCGGCTTTTCCGGCATCAACACCGCGCTGGAGCTGGCGGAGAAGGGCATTACCAACATCGCCATCCTGGAGGGCCGCCATCTGGGCTACGGCGGCACCGGCCGCAACGGCGGGCAGGTGATGGCCGGCATCGGCCACGATCTCGAGAAGATCAAGCGCCATGTCGGCCCGTCCGGGCTGGAAACCATCTTTAAAATCAGCAACCTTGGCGCCGGCATTATCCGCGAGCGCATCAAGAAGTACCGCATCGACGCCGACTTTTGCTTCGGCTACGGCTACCTCGGCAGCAATGCGCGCCAGGAGAAAACCCTGCGCGGCTGGCTGAAGGAGTTCAAGGCGGTATCGCCCGACGAAGAGATCGAGCTCTACACCGGCGCAGAGGTAAAACAGGTGGTGGGCTCCGACGCCTATACCTGCGCGCTGAAGCACATGGGCGGCGGGCACGTGCATTCGCTCAATCTGTTGTTGGGTGAGGCCCAGGCGCTGAGCGGCTACGGCGTGAAAATCTTCGAAAACAGCAGCGTGCTGAACGTGGAATACGGTTCGCGCATCACCGTGCGCACCGCGATAGGCTCGGTGCGCGCCAACAAGATGCTGTGGGCGTGCAACGGTTTCCTCAACGGCATGGACCCTTATATTTACGGCAAAACCATCAACACCTATGCTTTCCAGCTGGCGACCGAGCCGCTGCCGGACGAATTGATCCGCCGGATCAGCCCGATCCGCGGCGCCTACAGCGATATCCGGCCGGTGATCGATTACTACCGGGTGACCAATGAAAACCGGCTGCTGTTCGGCAGCGCCACTCGTTTGATCGAGTATTTCCCGTCGGATCTCAAGGCCTGGAACCGCAACCTGATGCTGAAGGTGTTCCCCTATTTGCAGGACGTGAAGATCGATCTGGCCTGGGGCGGCCCGCTGTGCTGCAGCGCCAACTTGTTCCCGCAGATCGGTACGCTGCCGGACCACGACAACGTGTTCTACGTGCAGGGGTATTCCGGCTTCGGCGTGACGCCGAGCCATATCGTCTGCAAGGTGCTGGCGGAGGGCATGAGCGAAGGCTCCGATCGTTACGATCTGATGAGTTCGATCCCGCACGTCAATATCTTCGGCAAGGACAAGCTGCGCCGGGTGATGACCACCGCCGGCAAAGTTTGGCACCAGACATCCGGCTATTGGAAAGGCCGCCGTTAA
- a CDS encoding cupin domain-containing protein, which yields MQPLLLKQPLPELLEIGSVSNLGATVIAGTPNVGVASIFGEPTDNLNCGIFSCTRGTFVMEYPFAEHATVWEGSATLTDERTGKSVQYRAGDSWFVEKGTPVRWEITSDRFVKHYLAIVAG from the coding sequence ATGCAACCCTTACTGCTCAAGCAACCGCTGCCGGAACTGCTGGAAATCGGCAGCGTCAGCAACCTGGGCGCCACGGTGATCGCCGGTACGCCGAACGTCGGCGTGGCCAGCATCTTTGGCGAACCGACCGACAACCTGAACTGCGGTATTTTCAGCTGCACCCGCGGCACCTTCGTGATGGAGTATCCGTTCGCCGAGCACGCCACCGTGTGGGAAGGCAGCGCGACGCTGACCGACGAACGCACCGGCAAATCGGTGCAGTATCGGGCCGGCGACTCCTGGTTTGTGGAGAAAGGCACCCCGGTGCGCTGGGAGATCACGTCGGATCGTTTTGTAAAACACTACCTCGCCATTGTGGCGGGGTGA
- a CDS encoding aldehyde dehydrogenase family protein, translating into MGDITLLPQVTAFLGRRHGHYIQGQAQPGQGAESFAVINPGTGQAIAQVNEGGQAEVDAAMQAARAAFEGAWARVSPMERGNCLTRLADLLQANREELAQLESLCSGKTIQLARGLEIDMAAQFLRYFAGWSSKISGETLNVSLPSFNGEQYTAFTRREPLGVVVGIIPWNFSIMIAIWKLAAALTCGCTVVLKPSEYTPLTMLRVAELAKEAGIPDGAINVVNGSGARLGPALIAHPHCAKVTFTGSVPTGIAVGKAAMEQGIIRATLELGGKNGAAFLADVSVEKMVDGIIEAGYLNQGQICAAAERFYLPKSHIDAVLELLAQRLGAMKVGSSLDESTEVGPLANEAHYRKVLSLFDRARADGSQIVCGGHALAGPGFFVAPTAIRANGPNDVLMREETFGPVGTFLAYEDEEQMIAMMNDSPYGLAASLWTNDLSKAMRMIPRIQAGTVWVNMHTFLDPALPFGGVKSSGIGREFGSAFIEHYTELKSVMVRY; encoded by the coding sequence ATGGGCGATATTACGCTGTTGCCGCAGGTGACGGCATTTCTCGGCCGCCGTCACGGCCACTATATTCAGGGCCAGGCGCAGCCCGGCCAGGGCGCAGAAAGCTTTGCGGTGATCAATCCGGGCACCGGGCAGGCCATCGCGCAGGTCAACGAGGGCGGGCAGGCCGAGGTAGACGCGGCGATGCAGGCGGCGCGGGCGGCCTTTGAGGGCGCCTGGGCCCGGGTGTCGCCGATGGAGCGCGGCAACTGCCTGACGCGGCTGGCGGATCTGCTGCAGGCCAACCGTGAAGAGCTGGCGCAGTTGGAAAGCCTGTGCTCCGGCAAAACCATTCAGCTGGCGCGCGGCCTGGAGATCGACATGGCCGCGCAGTTTCTGCGTTATTTCGCCGGCTGGTCGAGCAAGATCAGCGGCGAAACCCTCAACGTTTCTCTGCCGTCGTTCAACGGCGAACAGTACACCGCTTTCACCCGGCGCGAACCGCTGGGGGTGGTGGTAGGCATCATCCCGTGGAACTTCTCGATCATGATCGCCATCTGGAAGCTGGCGGCGGCGCTGACCTGCGGCTGCACGGTGGTGCTGAAGCCGAGCGAATACACGCCGCTGACCATGCTGCGGGTGGCCGAGCTGGCGAAGGAGGCGGGCATTCCCGACGGCGCCATCAACGTGGTGAACGGCTCCGGCGCGCGCCTTGGTCCGGCGCTGATCGCGCATCCGCACTGCGCCAAGGTCACCTTTACCGGCTCGGTGCCGACCGGCATTGCGGTCGGCAAGGCGGCGATGGAGCAGGGCATCATCCGCGCCACGCTGGAGCTGGGCGGCAAGAACGGCGCGGCCTTCCTGGCGGACGTCTCGGTGGAGAAAATGGTCGACGGCATCATCGAGGCCGGTTACCTCAATCAGGGGCAGATTTGCGCCGCGGCCGAGCGTTTTTACCTGCCGAAAAGCCATATCGATGCGGTGCTGGAATTGCTGGCCCAGCGGCTGGGGGCAATGAAGGTCGGCTCTTCGCTGGATGAAAGCACCGAGGTCGGCCCGCTGGCCAACGAGGCGCACTACCGCAAGGTGCTGAGCCTGTTCGATCGCGCGCGCGCCGACGGCAGCCAGATTGTCTGCGGCGGCCATGCGCTGGCCGGCCCGGGGTTCTTCGTGGCGCCGACCGCCATCCGCGCCAACGGACCGAACGACGTGCTGATGCGCGAGGAGACCTTCGGCCCGGTGGGCACCTTCCTGGCCTACGAAGACGAAGAGCAGATGATCGCCATGATGAACGATTCGCCCTACGGGCTGGCGGCCAGCCTGTGGACCAACGACCTCAGCAAGGCGATGCGCATGATCCCGCGCATCCAGGCCGGGACGGTGTGGGTCAACATGCATACCTTCCTCGATCCGGCGTTGCCGTTCGGCGGGGTGAAGTCGTCCGGCATCGGCCGTGAGTTCGGCAGCGCCTTTATCGAGCATTACACCGAGCTGAAATCGGTGATGGTGCGTTACTGA